ACAGCATGGCCGAGGGCCACCCCTGTTTCGTGGCCAACAACGGGCGGTTGGGTTTTGGTATTGAGGATTACCACGCTTTTGCACCCGAGACCGGGGCTACCGTCCAGCTGCAGTGGATCGCGGTCCATCGGTCCAAGGCCGTGTTCACGTCGAGTGCCGGTTTGGACTACAAGGCGCACTTTGAAGCGGAATTGGGCCCGGCTACCGTGGCTTGGTTCAACGCGGGGCTCTCCGCCTCAGGGCTGGATCCCGAGGACTACTTCTTCATGCCGGTACACCCCTGGCAATGGGACAACAAACTCACTGTGACTTTTGCTGCGGAAATCGCACAGCAACACATCGTGCACCTTGGCCATGGCGAGGATTCTTACCAGGCCCAACAGTCCATCCGGACGTTCTTCAACGCCACCTCGCCCGGGAAGGCCTACGTGAAGACCGCGATGTCCGTGCTGAACATGGGCTTCATGCGAGGGTTGTCGCCGCAGTACATGAAGGCCACGCCGGCCATCAACGACTGGCTGCAGGAACTGATCACCAAAGACCAGGAGCTCCAGGACCGGGGCTTGGCCATGATCAAGGAAAGTGCGGCGATCGGCTACCGCAACGACTATTTCGAGGCTGCGTCGGCCAAGGATTCGCCGTACCGGAAGATGCTCTCTGCCCTGTGGAGGGAAAGTCCCCTGCCATTGCTTAAGGATGGCCAGCAGTTGGCAACCATGGCATCCCTGCTGCACGTCGATGCTTCCGGCGCCTCGATGGTTTCGTCGCTGATTGCGCGCTCCGGGCTGGAGCCCACGCAATGGTTGCGCCGCTATTTCGACGCGTACCTTGTGCCATTGGTGCACTGCCTCTACAACTACGAGCTCGCATTCATGCCGCACGGCGAGAACGTGATCCTGATCCTTGAGGACGGCGTACCGGTGCGGGCGATCATGAAGGACATTGCCGAGGAAATCGTGGTGATGGGGGACAGGCTGGAACTGCCCGGGGAAGTTTCCCGCATCAAGGCAGAGATCCCGGCCGAACAGATGGTGTTGGCAATCTTTACGGACGTCTTCGACTGCATCTTCCGCTTCCTTTCCGCGATCCTCGTTGAGGACGGAACGATGCGCGAAGACGAGTTCTGGGGGACTGCTGCATCGGTGCTGCGGGAATACCAGGCCCGCCACCCCGAACTCGCCGATCAGTTCGACAGGCACGACCTCTTCGCCCCGGACTTCGAGTTGTCCTGCCTCAACAGGCTGCAGTTGCGGAACAACCAGCACATGCTGGATATCTCCGATCCCTCCGGGGGCCTCCAAATGGCGGGACGTTTGGCCAATCCTCTGGCAAAGTTCGCCTGTACCTCGTTTCGTCCCCTCGCCCTGAGCCGAGTTGACACTTAATGACAATCCGCCGCGCCAACATTGTCATTAAGTGTCAACTCGGTGGGGTGGCGGAGGAGTTGCGGGACGCTAGGGTAGGGCCATGACCACTCGAGCCAACGAACTCACTGCCCTTGTCACCGGAGCCACCGCCGGCCTGGGCGCGGAGTTCGCCCGCCAGCTTGCCGAAGCCGGGCACCATCTGGTCCTGGTTGCCCGCGATGAAGAGCGACTCAAAGCCAAGGCCGAGGAACTCGAGCGCGACTTCAGTATCTCGGTGGAGGTGTTGCCGGCGGACCTGACCTCCGACGTCGGGGTTTCCGCAGTGGCGGACCGCCTGCGGGACGCAAGCAGGCCCGTGGACGTGCTGGTGAACAACGCGGGGAGCGGGCTCTTGAAGTCGTTCGAGGACAACGATCTTGAGGAAGAGCGGGCGCACTTGCGCCTCCACGTCCAGACTCCCATGGAGCTATGCCACGCCGTCCTTGAGGTCATGTTGGCGCGGGGCAAGGGCCGGATCATCAACGTGGCCAGCGTGGCGGCCTTCGCCAACCGGGGCAGCTATTCCGCGGCCAAAGCCTGGCAGGTGACATTCAGCCGCTGGGCGAACACCGCTTATGCAAAGTCAGGCGTACAGGTCACCGCAGTCTGCCCGGGGTTCACCCACACGGAGTTTCACGATCGCATGGGCATGGATAAGTCCGTGGCGCCGCGATTCCTCTGGCTGAAGGCCGAGCGGGTGGTTCGTGAAGGCCTCGAGGACAACGCCAAAGGCAAAGCTGTGTCCATCCCGACGCGGAGGTACAAGGTGGTCACCTTCTTCGCGCGCGTCCTCCCGGCAAAGCTGACCGCAGGCCCGCCGAGGCGCCCGGCGAAGACGGAGGACTAACGGCCCAAAGCTGGTAAATGCCCCACATGAAGTGGGACATTTTGGGCATCGCCCCTTGAAGTGGTCGCGATTTCTGCAGCGCTTGAGCAGGGAACAGTGCCAGACGTCCGTGACGTGACTGACAACGGAGTCGGTTTAGCGCCGCCGCTGCACCACCACGGCAACGGCAATTCCGATGACCGCTCCCACGAACGTCTCAACGGCCCGCTCCAGCACCAGCACTCCCGGATCCATGGGTGCCGCCAGCTGCGCGATCAGCAGGATTACGGGGGTGAAGAACACCATGGCCCAGCCGTAGTGCCTGGCCATGAACAGCTCGGTGGGGAACTGGCATAACATCACGATCACCGCGAGTACCACCGGGCCGTGGCTTGGGAAGTACTGAAGCGGCGACACCGGACTCGGGAAAAGCACGACGGCGACCACCCCCAAGCCGAGGAACGTCCCCACGATCCTGTGGATGCCCCGGTGGACCCGGCTTGGCAGATCGGCACCGGCCAGCGGGACGGCCGCTGCTGCCATGGCCCAGTGCGGGTGGCCGCTGCCACTGAGTACGCCGCAAACCCCGGCCGCGCTGACTGCAAGGACGTAGCGCGTCGCATGGACCAGGGCTGACTGCCGTAGAGGCCCGCGCAACAGTGGTACGTCCCGGACCGCACCCCGTTCCCATGAGCGGGTTCGCAACCACCCCGCAAAGCCAACCACGATCGAGAACGCTGCCGAGGCAGCACCGATGAGCACCGCCGTCGTAAATGGAACGCTGGTCGGCACCGAGGCGCAGGCGCCCAAGGCAAGGATTCCGAAGAACGGTCCTACGGGCCTTAGCTTCGCGGCATCACAGAAGAAAGAGCCGGCCCCCGCGAAAAGCGTAGCCACGAGCACGAGCCACCACGAATGAATATGGTTGACGGACAGGAAGGTGCCGATGGACAACCCGCCCACCAGCAAGAGCGCCGCCTGTGCTTGGTGCCTGAGCCGAAGTTGGTGCGATTCATTGCGTCCGTACATGCCTGTCAAGGCACCGAACACCGCGTACATCATGAGCTCGGGCCGGCCGATGGCAATGAGGAAGAGTCCAGGCACAACCACGCTGAGCCCGACGCGTACGGCCGATAGCCTGTCGTTGTTCGCCGGACCGATCCGGTGAAGTTCCCGGGCGTGCGTCATGAACACGGACATGGGAACACCACCAATCATCAAGGGCTTGTGGGCTAAAGGCTCACGTCCGAAAATTATCAGGATTGCCGCGCGAGCTGCCATAAGCCCGGTCACAACGCGTAGCAAGGACTGTCAGAGGAATCTGGAAAGATCGAGATATGCCCGTAGCTTTCGTCTGCAGAACCCGCTCCACCATGTCGTGGCAGGCCCCTGCAACACCGGATCCGGGCCGATGATCCGGCTGGCGCATTCGGATGACCTCGGGCAGCTGCAGACCATTGAGCGCGCCGCGGGGGAGGCCTTCCGTTCCTTGGGCATGGACCAGATTGCCGACGACGAACCCTTTCCCGTGGACGTGTTGCAGGAGTATGTCTCTGCGGGACGGGCCTGGGTTT
The Paenarthrobacter ureafaciens genome window above contains:
- a CDS encoding FUSC family protein; this encodes MSVFMTHARELHRIGPANNDRLSAVRVGLSVVVPGLFLIAIGRPELMMYAVFGALTGMYGRNESHQLRLRHQAQAALLLVGGLSIGTFLSVNHIHSWWLVLVATLFAGAGSFFCDAAKLRPVGPFFGILALGACASVPTSVPFTTAVLIGAASAAFSIVVGFAGWLRTRSWERGAVRDVPLLRGPLRQSALVHATRYVLAVSAAGVCGVLSGSGHPHWAMAAAAVPLAGADLPSRVHRGIHRIVGTFLGLGVVAVVLFPSPVSPLQYFPSHGPVVLAVIVMLCQFPTELFMARHYGWAMVFFTPVILLIAQLAAPMDPGVLVLERAVETFVGAVIGIAVAVVVQRRR
- a CDS encoding SDR family NAD(P)-dependent oxidoreductase; this translates as MTTRANELTALVTGATAGLGAEFARQLAEAGHHLVLVARDEERLKAKAEELERDFSISVEVLPADLTSDVGVSAVADRLRDASRPVDVLVNNAGSGLLKSFEDNDLEEERAHLRLHVQTPMELCHAVLEVMLARGKGRIINVASVAAFANRGSYSAAKAWQVTFSRWANTAYAKSGVQVTAVCPGFTHTEFHDRMGMDKSVAPRFLWLKAERVVREGLEDNAKGKAVSIPTRRYKVVTFFARVLPAKLTAGPPRRPAKTED
- a CDS encoding IucA/IucC family protein is translated as MTSTAEAATAQSPVAHLTPERWAVANRHLVRKALAEFSHERILVPELIREEADGIGLYKVVSDDGSVEYRFRARVLELEHWSVLPDSIGRHGDGGKLPLDALDFIAEFHQTLGIGMDMLPVYLEEISSTLAGHAYKQGKPFGSVELAAGVTGGSDVAADFQAIEHSMAEGHPCFVANNGRLGFGIEDYHAFAPETGATVQLQWIAVHRSKAVFTSSAGLDYKAHFEAELGPATVAWFNAGLSASGLDPEDYFFMPVHPWQWDNKLTVTFAAEIAQQHIVHLGHGEDSYQAQQSIRTFFNATSPGKAYVKTAMSVLNMGFMRGLSPQYMKATPAINDWLQELITKDQELQDRGLAMIKESAAIGYRNDYFEAASAKDSPYRKMLSALWRESPLPLLKDGQQLATMASLLHVDASGASMVSSLIARSGLEPTQWLRRYFDAYLVPLVHCLYNYELAFMPHGENVILILEDGVPVRAIMKDIAEEIVVMGDRLELPGEVSRIKAEIPAEQMVLAIFTDVFDCIFRFLSAILVEDGTMREDEFWGTAASVLREYQARHPELADQFDRHDLFAPDFELSCLNRLQLRNNQHMLDISDPSGGLQMAGRLANPLAKFACTSFRPLALSRVDT